One window from the genome of Pempheris klunzingeri isolate RE-2024b chromosome 7, fPemKlu1.hap1, whole genome shotgun sequence encodes:
- the cemip2 gene encoding cell surface hyaluronidase: protein MPTSDGPSRFPVFVAPPHGNHQRSPGYVPGRVAPVRSPPPAKAPPPPPIKPHGPPPERRAPTSSLSEENQRRERAQSLQQRKNTLICCGMSIGAFFLTLILVLSLTSGDVLDENCPDHNPSLSSWNPGHQPEKAVVVRGGHLFRLEASATFRSLTIQSGGQVVFADNADGSKNITLRTHHILIEDGGALHIGAPKCCYRSRATIALVGRSDSKAVPEVRGLGRKFIGVMNGGILELHGTEKVSWSLLTQSVPASGLATGGYAFQRNFSRGINLRVVDQDTAAVLLCERYDTHDSRNDSRRLSQLLRSLPAGRIVTLAVGDSAVKSLLDETKKAIEERLGSSFVHDLKYRQAWALVSVVGGGNASCSEDVREHENHDTGGRAMARRNFTTVDGVGFSVAAYSEWKNGFPISGFHVDAVDQVMLNLQDEVQQTWRPGDQIVVASTDYSMHQAEEFTLLSCPHCSSTQVRIQGKPQYNHIGEIIDGVDMRAEVALLSRNILIYGEMENSCYGNMCQFYSHDTFGGHIKIFGNFSSVHLSHVELKNMGQQAERGQYPLHFHMCGDVDQRGGYREPTYVDGLSIHHSFSRCLTIHATNGLLVKNTVGYDTLGHCFFLEDGIEQRNTFYHNLGLLTRPGTLLPTDRNETLCTSIKDKVYKGYTPSPSTECKAVSTFWIANPNNNLISNAAAGSQDAGIWFVFHSSSTGDSHGLVPETKAELTPLGIFYNNRVHSNFKAGLFIDKGVKTTNASATDPREYLCLDNSARFRPHQNADPSRPRVAAVIDTLISFKNNDLGAWIRGGDIVIKNSGFADNGVGLSFASDGSYPKDEGSSQEVTQSLFVGESRNRGTNGGQNKYWGPGGADAKMRTLPRNRTFPIRGFQIYDGPVRLTQSTFRGFIPTPERYTSAVGFNLKNTWQLTPRNNMSQLNFHSTVGLRTFFGRPGQWFEENDLDGDKNSIFHDVDGSVTGYTDTYVGRADNYLIQHPDCVNVSQWNGVICSGRYSQVYIQTQGASSLSLSISRDEYPAAPLVLRGINSQGALSQQYQPILMMSKSYTLHWSGPAPREVVLSLINFDKDDWVLVGLCYPSDTTFQIMADINDRQTNSFDEITDYGTVSSIAELEKRPMERKYFFDRTVGLLWLYLRARHGRDGHSYCSVKGCERVKVMATTATKQTCNCSAKAYPKYSKTPSAVVPMPALNKQPCKGCGAKQLVFSSEPWTSYLHTQVKSLSSKEQQRGDNSSFITVNEVTMPFYQTGYFLVSVDACSGKVTKKTSFAKMDAKMEQYLKVGIPKRSIVLMATRGQPEGLVRVAPYLVSFGTAKAADLYGKESLALWGFQGGSSPPPWVSLQSGQGDEFLRLQERYLPLGLEAYGCTTPAARARKDLELLKKATGLQ, encoded by the exons ATGCCGACGAGTGATGGCCCCAGCCGCTTCCCAGTCTTTGTGGCTCCGCCCCACGGCAACCACCAGAGGTCTCCAGGTTATGTCCCCGGGAGGGTGGCGCCCGTCCGCTCGCCACCACCTGCCAAAGCTCCACCGCCTCCGCCGATAAAACCTCACGGCCCCCCGCCAGAGAGACGAGCCCCCACCTCCAGCCTGTCAGAAGAGAACCAGCGTAGGGAGCGAGCGCAGAGCCTCCAGCAAAGAAAGAACACGTTAATCTGTTGTGGAATGTCCATCGGGGCTTTCTTCCTCACCCTCATCCTCGTTCTTAGTCTCACAAGTGGGGATGTGTTAGATG AGAATTGTCCAGACCACAATCCATCCCTCAGTAGCTGGAACCCAGGCCACCAACCAGAGAAGGCTGTTGTTGTCAGGGGGGGACATCTGTTTAGGTTGGAGGCTTCTGCGACTTTCCGTTCACTAACCATTCAATCAGGAG GTCAGGTAGTCTTTGCAGACAATGCTGACGGCTCCAAAAACATAACCTTGAGAACTCATCACATCCTCATAGAAGATGGCGGCGCCCTTCACATCGGTGCTCCCAAATGTTGCTACCGTTCTCGTGCCACAATCGCCCTTGTGGGCCGCTCTGACAGCAAGGCTGTCCCTGAAGTGCGCGGCCTGGGCCGCAAGTTCATAGGAGTCATGAACGGTGGGATTCTGGAGCTACATGGCACTGAGAAAGTTTCCTGGTCTCTGCTGACCCAGAGCGTGCCAGCATCTGGTCTGGCCACAGGGGGGTATGCCTTCCAGCGGAACTTCAGCCGAGGCATCAACTTGCGCGTGGTGGACCAGGACACAGCTGCGGTGCTGCTCTGCGAACGCTACGACACACACGACTCTCGTAATGACAGTCGACGGCTCAGCCAGCTGCTGCGGTCCCTGCCAGCGGGCCGCATTGTCACACTGGCTGTAGGAGACTCGGCTGTCAAAAGTCTCCTGGATGAAACCAAGAAGGCCATTGAAGAGAGGCTGGGCAGCAGCTTTGTTCATGATCTCAAATACAG ACAGGCGTGGGCTTTGGTCTCCGTGGTGGGCGGCGGTAATGCCTCGTGCTCAGAGGACGTTAGGGAACACGAAAACCACGACACAGGAGGGAGAGCTATGGCAAGACGGAACTTCACCACGGTTGATGGAGTGGGTTTCTCTGTCGCCGCCTACAGCGAGTGGAAGAATG GTTTCCCCATCTCAGGCTTCCATGTGGATGCTGTGGACCAGGTGATGCTGAACCTGCAGGATGAAGTGCAGCAGACCTGGCGACCCGGGGATCAGATTGTAGTTGCCAGCACGGACTACTCCATGCACCAGGCTGAGGAGTTTACCTTGCTGTCCTGCCCTCACTGCAGCAGCACGCAGGTCAGGATACAAG GGAAGCCTCAGTATAACCACATTGGAGAGATTATAGATGGGGTCGACATGCGTGCTGAAGTGGCTCTGCTCTCCAGAAACATTCTCATCTACGGAGAAATGGAAAATTCGTGCTATGGAAACATGTGCCAGTTCTACAGCCACGACACCTTTGGAGGCCAcatcaag ATCTTCGGTAACTTCTCATCAGTGCATCTGTCACATGTGGAGCTGAAGAACATGGGCCAGCAGGCCGAGCGAGGCCAATACCCCCTCCACTTCCACATGTGCGGGGATGTGGACCAGAGGGGAGGCTACCGTGAGCCCACCTATGTAGACGGACTCTCCATACATCACTCCTTCTCCCGCTGCCTCACCATCCACGCCACCAATGGTTTGCTG GTGAAGAATACTGTAGGCTATGACACCTTGGGCCACTGTTTCTTCCTCGAGGATGGGATTGAGCAGCGCAACACTTTCTACCACAACCTTGGCCTGCTGACTCGACCTGGGACTCTGCTGCCGACTGACCGCAATGAGACACTCTGCACCAGCATCAAGGACAAGGTCTACAAGGGCTACACTCCCTCCCCCAGCACAGAGTGCAA ggcagtttcaacattttggaTCGCCAATCCTAACAACAATCTCATCAGTAATGCAGCTGCTGGTTCTCAG GATGCCGGCATATGGTTTGTGTTCCACAGCTCATCCACCGGAGACTCTCATGGGCTGGTACCAGAGACCAAGGCAGAACTCACTCCTCTGGGAATTTTTTACAACAACCGTGTACACTCTAACTTTAAG GCAGGGCTGTTCATTGATAAAGGAGTGAAGACCACCAATGCCAGCGCCACAGACCCCCGGGAATACCTGTGTCTAGATAACAGTGCCAG ATTCCGACCGCACCAGAATGCCGACCCCAGCCGTCCCCGGGTGGCAGCAGTCATCGACACTCTGATCTCCTTCAAGAACAACGACTTGGGAGCGTGGATACGGGGAGGCGACATCGTCATCAAGAACTCTGG CTTTGCAGACAATGGTGTAGGATTATCATTTGCCAG TGATGGCAGCTACCCTAAGGATGAAGGCTCCAGCCAGGAGGTGACGCAGTCTCTGTTTGTGGGTGAAAGCCGAAACAGAGGGACCAATGGGGGGCAGAATAAATACTGGGGCCCAGGAGGGGCTGATGCAAAAATGAGGACACTGCCTAGAAACAG GACGTTCCCAATTCGAGGTTTCCAGATCTACGATGGCCCAGTGCGGCTTACACAGAGTACATTTCGTGGATTTATCCCCACACCAGAGCGTTACACCAGCGCAGTGGGATTCAACCTGAAGAACACCTGGCAGCTCACCCCAAGAAACAACATGTCTCAGCTCAACTTCCACTCCACT GTGGGTCTGCGGACGTTTTTTGGTCGCCCCGGGCAGTGGTTTGAAGAGAACGACCTGGACGGTGACAAAAACTCCATCTTTCATGATGTGGACGGATCAGTAACAGGTTACACGGACACCTACGTCGGCAGAGCAGACAACTACCTGATCCAACATCCCGACTGTGTGAACGTGTCCCAGTGGAACGGAGTGATCTGCAGCGGCCGCTACTCTCAG GTGTACATCCAGACACAGGGAGCCTCCAGCCTCAGTTTGTCCATCAGCAGAGATGAAtaccctgctgctcctcttgtgCTGAGGGGGATTAACAGCCAGGGGGCGCTGTCTCAGCAGTACCAGCCCATCCTGATGATGAGCAAGAGCTACACTCTGCACTGGAGCGGACCTGCGCCCAGAGAGGTTGTCCTCTCTCTCATCAATTTTGATAA agATGACTGGGTGCTGGTGGGACTTTGCTACCCATCAGACACCACATTTCAGATCATGGCCGACATCAACGATAGGCAAACCAACTCCTTTGATGAAATCACAGACTACGGCACTGTGTCATCCATCGCAGAGCTGGAGAAGAGACCGATGGAGAGGAAGTACTTCTTCGACCGAACTGTTGG CTTGTTGTGGCTCTACCTTCGGGCCCGGCATGGTCGTGACGGTCACAGCTACTGTTCAGTGAAAGGCTGCGAAAGAGTGAAGGTCATGGCCACCACAGCCACCAAACAGACCTGTAACTGTTCAGCCAAGGCCTACCCCAAGTACTCAAAGACACCCTCAGCAGTGGTGCCTATGCCGGCTCTAAACAAACAGCCCTGCAAAGGCTGCGGTGCTAAACAG ctTGTGTTTTCCAGTGAGCCATGGACCTCCTACCTCCACACACAAGTCAAGTCTCTCAGCagcaaagagcagcagagaggagataaCAGCTCCTTTATCACT GTAAATGAAGTGACCATGCCCTTCTATCAGACTGGGTATTTCCTGGTCTCAGTGGATGCATGCTCGGGAAAAGTCACCAAGAAAACCTCATTTGCCAAGATGGACGCCAAGATGGAACAGTACCTAAAAGTTGGAATACCAAAAAG ATCCATAGTGCTCATGGCGACACGAGGTCAGCCTGAAGGCCTGGTACGTGTAGCACCATATCTGGTCTCCTTTGGTACGGCCAAAGCTGCTGATCTGTACGGCAAAG AGAGTCTGGCACTTTGGGGGTTCCAGGgcggctcctctcctcctccgtgGGTGTCGCTACAATCCGGGCAGGGGGATGAGTTCCTGCGGCTGCAGGAGCGGTACTTGCCGCTGGGTTTGGAGGCCTACGGCTGTACGACGCCTGCAGCTCGAGCGCGCAAAGACCTGGAACTGCTCAAAAAAGCCACGGGACTACAATGA